The following proteins are encoded in a genomic region of Plasmodium chabaudi chabaudi strain AS genome assembly, chromosome: 1:
- a CDS encoding fam-a protein yields MNKFYIQIVLFLLSVSVYLNDKAHAADPELVEAMPPKEEDQCLTPEEVFVNHQHLLCTNSEETRGARELMGEAIKHIEEHAANTDGYKFCHTKLHYRMIPYKKKLENKTNMIKVNFRVHELDEYYDIIYNIWDPDGEQIFNFGAIKIARVYDPSLVMIQQRYEKKLLSRQKYFYALVKRARISENKTIIVMTTPNVNDHNPSKKKYKNKIIENANLFKPEIDSEEDIRKGKLEKVVVNLAGYIIENNGRYINVTYFESIDGHSSI; encoded by the exons atgaataagttttatattcaaatcgttttatttcttttaagcGTCTCAGTATATTTGAATGATAAAGCCCATGCAGCTGACCCCGAGCTAGTAGAAGCTATGCCACCCAAAGAAGAAGACCAATGTCTTAC GCCAGAAGAAGTATTTGTAAACCACCAGCATTTATTATGTACCAATTCGGAAGAAACTAGAGGAGCGCGAGAACTTATGGGCGAGgctataaaacatatagaAGAACATGCTGCAAATACAGATggttataaattttgtcaTACAAAACTTCATTATCGTATGATaccatataaaaaaaaacttgaaaacaaaacaaatatgataaaagtTAATTTTAGAGTACATGAACTCGATGAG tattatgatataatatacaatatatggGATCCCGATGGTGAACAAATCTTCAATTTTGGCGCTATTAAAA ttGCCCGTGTATACGATCCAAGTTTAGTAATGATACAACAACgttacgaaaaaaaattactatCCCGtcagaaatatttttatgctttAGTCAAAAGAGCTCGA aTATCGGAAAACAAAACTATAATTGTCATGACTACACCAAATGTAAATGATCACAACCCgtccaaaaaaaaatataaaaacaaaatcatAGAAAACGCAAATTTATTCAAACCCGAAATTGATTCTGAAGAAGATAttagaaaaggaaaattgGAAAAAGTGGTTGTTAACTTAGCTGGATACATTATTGAAAACAATGGCAGATATATTAATGTCACCTATTTCGAATCT aTTGATGGGCATTCCtctatttag
- a CDS encoding fam-a protein encodes MNKFYIQIVFFLLSASLHVNNKALASQPAPGTSTTPESTYHYLAPEEIYEKNKHLLCTNPEETIKAGEVMNEAMEALEYHAANIDDYEFYERYSNSDLLLFKKKQQGDLDIKKTHYVACKSYEYNEIINMAWDPDYANFLNAGSFKIVRVYNPNLVMIQQRYEDSSTNSQRYFYALAANIEVSKDRNIVVRASADINDHNPSNDKYTNEIVKSANLFKTDIDSEDDIRRGELQKVFVNLAGYIVENKGDCVNITYIESINKYCTI; translated from the exons atgaataagttttatattcaaattgttttttttcttttaagtGCCTCCTTACATGTGAATAATAAAGCCCTTGCATCTCAGCCTGCTCCAGGAACATCTACAACACCCGAATCAACATATCATTATCTTGC TCCagaagaaatatatgaaaaaaacaagcaCCTATTATGTACCAATCCAGAAGAAACTATAAAAGCGGGTGAAGTTATGAACGAAGCTATGGAAGCCTTAGAATATCATGCTGCAAATATAGATGATTatgaattttatgaaaGATATTCTAATAGTGATTtgcttttatttaaaaaaaagcaacAAGGCGATCtagatattaaaaaaactcATTATGTAGCTTGTAAATCCTATGAG tataatgaaataataaacatggCATGGGATCCCGATTATGCCAACTTTTTAAATGCTGGCTCTTTTAAAA tTGTCCGTGTGTACAATCCAAATTTAGTAATGATACAACAACGTTACGAAGATAGTTCTACGAACAGTCAgagatatttttatgctttAGCTGCAAATATTGAA gTGTCAAAAGACAGAAATATAGTTGTCAGGGCTTCAGCAGATATAAATGATCACAACCCTTccaatgataaatatacaaacgAAATCGTAAAAAGCGCAAATTTATTCAAAACTGACATTGATTCTGAAGATGACATTAGAAGAGGAGAATTACAAAAAGTGTTTGTTAACTTAGCTGGATACATCGTTGAAAATAAAGGCGATTGTGTTAATATCACCTATATTGAATCT attaataaatattgtacTATTTAA